From the Lathyrus oleraceus cultivar Zhongwan6 chromosome 4, CAAS_Psat_ZW6_1.0, whole genome shotgun sequence genome, one window contains:
- the LOC127135799 gene encoding uncharacterized protein LOC127135799 encodes MEMNKRTTLRIKATIPDLQSLRILQGLMPNSIQRKFTLKYGGILDLLRVPVKAEAVTALAQFYDPPLRCFLFQDFLLAPTLEEFKLYVNVPKNRKGPYMGMRQKINPKDLALTLGISPEDLLSHYKEDKDVQGLRRSYLEGVARRMAGTERWGSYIDVMALIMFGIVLFPNVGDFVDVSAISIFWAVKNLEVDPVPALLADVYYTMNICHSKEKGSLRCCIPLLYQWFASHLYRDIHLIETKGNHALAQKLASLNEGSILWYPKETDTRDIIISCGSFPNVPLIGSKGCINYNPVLALRQLGHPIWERPKEDEIEEFILHGGEASYREQLRKVTRAWEKVHVKDNKPKRKDTSFGESYTP; translated from the coding sequence ATGGAAATGAATAAAAGAACAACTCTCCGCATCAAGGCAACCATACCAGACCTCCAAAGTTTAAGGATCCTTCAGGGGTTGATGCCCAACTCCATCCAGAGGAAGTTTACGCTCAAATATGGGGGGATTCTTGATCTCTTAAGAGTCCCTGTGAAGGCAGAGGCAGTTACTGCCTtagctcagttctatgatccgccCTTGCGGTGTTTCCTCTTTCAAGACTTTCTCCTAGCCCCCACGCTAGAAGAGTTTAAATTATATGTAAACGTCCCCAAAAACAGAAAGGGACCATACATGGGAATGAGGCAGAAGATAAATCCCAAAGATTTGGCTTTGACTTTAGGGATATCCCCTGAGGACCTTCTGTCACATTATAAGGAAGATAAGGATGTCCAAGGTCTTAGGAGGAGTTACTTGGAAGGGGTAGCCCGAAGAATGGCTGGGACAGAAAGGTGGGGTTCATATATTGACGTTATGGCTTTAATAATGTTTGGGATAGTCCTCTTTCCTAATGTGGGTGACTTCGTGGATGTCTCGGCCATTAGTATCTTTTGGGCTGTGAAAAATCTCGAGGTGGATCCAGTGCCTGCTCTACTAGCTGACGTCTACTATACCATGAACATTTGCCATAGTAAGGAGAAGGGATCCCTGCGCTGTTGCATTCCATTGTTGTACCAATGGTTTGCCTCACATCTTTATAGGGACATCCATCTAATAGAGACCAAGGGTAATCACGCTTTGGCTCAAAAGCTGGCATCCCTAAATGAAGGATCGATCCTCTGGTATCCGAAGGAGACAGATACCAGAGACATAATCAtcagttgtgggagttttcccaatgtaCCCCTCATTGGTTCCAAAGGGTGCATTAACTACAATCCAGTACTGGCTCTAAGACAGTTGGGTCACCCCATATGGGAGAGGCCTAAAGAAGATGAGATAGAGGAGTTTATCTTACATGGTGGAGAAGCTTCATATAGAGAACAACTTAGGAAGGTTACTCGGGCGTGGGAAAAAGTGCATGTCAAGGATAACAAGCCAAAGAGAAAGGATACTTCATTCGGAGAGTCTTACACCCCTTAG